A genome region from Verrucomicrobiia bacterium includes the following:
- the guaA gene encoding glutamine-hydrolyzing GMP synthase, with protein sequence MHQKIVILDFGGQYTQLIARRIREQNVLSEIFPFDTPLSNLTAPEVIGIILSGGPSSVSDPGAPIVQREVFELGKPLLGLCYGLQLQAYLLGGRVEQSKNREYGPAEFQILKSNPLFKGVRRRSRVWMSHGDTVKKLPPDFVLTGSTKSVKAAAFFHPKKKLFGLQFHPEVMHTEEGQKILKNFLSICRARRDWTMASFVKTEAEAIRKTVGRGKVLCAVSGGVDSTVAAVLIHKAVGGRLHSVFVDHGLLRQDEAEEVRKLLSRFKIPFSIVDAKKLFLKKLEGITDPEEKRKIIGHTFIEVFEEEAGKKGPFEFLAQGTLYPDWIESRSAKGPSATIKTHHNVGGLPEKLPFKLIEPLKELFKDEVRKLGLALKIPRENLFRHPFPGPGLAVRIIGEITEERVARLQKADAIFIDELKRWKLYDQSWQAFAVLLPVSTVGVMGDSRTYENVIALRAVTSTDGMTADWSRLPSDFLAHVSNRIVNEVKGINRVVYDVSSKPPATIEWE encoded by the coding sequence ATGCACCAAAAAATCGTCATTTTGGATTTCGGCGGCCAATATACCCAGCTTATAGCCCGCCGCATCCGGGAGCAGAACGTCCTTTCCGAAATTTTTCCCTTCGATACGCCGCTTTCCAACCTGACGGCGCCGGAAGTCATCGGCATCATCCTCTCCGGCGGCCCCTCTTCCGTCTCCGACCCCGGCGCGCCGATTGTACAACGGGAGGTTTTTGAGCTGGGCAAACCCCTTTTGGGTCTTTGCTACGGCTTGCAGCTTCAGGCCTATCTTTTGGGCGGCAGGGTGGAACAATCCAAAAACCGGGAATACGGCCCGGCCGAGTTTCAAATTCTAAAATCCAACCCGCTTTTCAAGGGAGTCCGCCGCCGCTCCAGGGTCTGGATGAGCCACGGCGACACGGTCAAAAAGCTGCCCCCCGATTTTGTCTTGACCGGCTCCACCAAAAGCGTCAAAGCCGCCGCCTTTTTCCACCCGAAAAAGAAGCTTTTCGGCCTTCAGTTCCACCCGGAGGTGATGCACACGGAGGAGGGGCAAAAAATTCTCAAAAATTTCCTTTCCATCTGCCGCGCCCGGCGCGATTGGACGATGGCCTCCTTTGTCAAGACCGAAGCGGAAGCCATCCGTAAAACGGTGGGGCGAGGCAAAGTTCTCTGCGCCGTCTCCGGCGGGGTGGATTCCACCGTCGCCGCCGTCTTGATTCACAAAGCCGTCGGCGGGCGGCTCCACTCGGTCTTCGTCGACCACGGCCTTTTGCGTCAGGACGAGGCGGAGGAAGTAAGAAAGCTCCTTTCCCGCTTCAAAATCCCATTCTCCATCGTCGACGCCAAAAAACTCTTTTTGAAAAAGCTGGAGGGGATAACCGACCCGGAAGAAAAGCGCAAAATCATCGGCCATACCTTCATTGAAGTATTTGAGGAGGAGGCCGGAAAAAAAGGCCCGTTTGAGTTTTTGGCGCAGGGGACCCTCTATCCCGACTGGATTGAAAGCCGGTCGGCCAAAGGCCCCTCCGCCACGATTAAAACCCATCACAACGTCGGCGGCCTGCCGGAAAAACTGCCGTTCAAGCTGATTGAGCCCTTGAAGGAGCTTTTCAAAGACGAGGTCCGCAAACTCGGCTTGGCCCTGAAAATTCCCCGCGAAAATCTCTTCCGCCATCCTTTCCCCGGCCCGGGCCTGGCCGTGCGCATCATCGGCGAGATTACAGAAGAGCGGGTGGCCCGCTTGCAGAAAGCCGACGCCATCTTCATCGATGAACTCAAGCGCTGGAAATTATATGACCAAAGCTGGCAGGCCTTCGCCGTTCTGCTCCCGGTCTCGACCGTCGGAGTGATGGGGGACTCCCGGACTTACGAAAACGTCATCGCCCTCCGCGCGGTCACCTCGACCGATGGAATGACCGCCGACTGGAGCCGCCTACCCAGTGACTTTTTGGCCCACGTCTCCAACCGCATCGTCAACGAGGTGAAGGGTATCAACCGGGTGGTGTACGACGTCTCCTCCAAACCCCCCGCCACCATCGAGTGGGAGTAG
- a CDS encoding 3-oxoacyl-ACP reductase family protein, with product MTKFIDLSGQTALVTGGSRGIGQAACIYLAKAGADVVFSYAKNEKAAQKTLEEIEKSGQKGLAVKADVSKFSEVEKLVEATVKKFNRIDILVTNAGIWEEAAIEKMTPEKLAKTVETNLYGTFYAITLCVPYMKKQKSGNIITVSSTAGQRGEAFHSHYAATKGAVISLTKSLAPELAPFGIRVNCVAPGWVDTDMSHAALTGKDRKKILSLIPVGRAAEVEEIAGAILFLASGLSSFVGGEILNVNGGAVLIG from the coding sequence GTGACCAAATTCATCGACCTCTCCGGCCAGACCGCCCTCGTAACCGGCGGTTCCCGCGGCATCGGCCAAGCCGCCTGCATCTATCTGGCCAAAGCCGGCGCGGATGTGGTTTTCAGCTATGCCAAAAATGAAAAAGCAGCCCAAAAAACTTTGGAGGAGATCGAAAAATCCGGCCAGAAGGGGCTGGCGGTGAAGGCCGACGTCTCCAAATTTTCCGAAGTGGAAAAGTTAGTCGAAGCGACCGTAAAGAAATTTAACCGCATCGACATCCTGGTGACCAACGCCGGAATTTGGGAAGAAGCCGCCATCGAAAAAATGACGCCTGAAAAACTGGCCAAAACGGTCGAAACCAACCTCTACGGTACCTTTTACGCAATAACACTCTGCGTGCCGTATATGAAAAAGCAGAAATCGGGCAACATAATAACGGTGTCTTCGACAGCCGGGCAAAGGGGGGAGGCGTTTCATTCCCATTACGCCGCCACCAAGGGGGCCGTCATCAGCTTGACCAAATCGCTGGCGCCGGAGCTGGCTCCTTTCGGCATTCGGGTGAACTGCGTCGCCCCCGGCTGGGTGGATACCGATATGAGCCATGCGGCCTTGACGGGCAAAGACCGGAAAAAAATCCTCTCGTTGATTCCGGTCGGCCGCGCCGCGGAGGTGGAAGAAATCGCCGGCGCCATTTTGTTTTTGGCCTCCGGCCTATCCAGTTTTGTCGGCGGCGAAATTCTAAACGTAAACGGCGGTGCCGTCCTCATTGGCTGA
- the nadB gene encoding L-aspartate oxidase has product MAARSFDFLVLGSGVAGLSFALKVAPRGRVAVVTKKKRSESNTNYAQGGIAAVFDSADSFEKHVQDSLTAGAGLCKEEVVRQIVQAGPRLIQELAGWGAQFTREDGRFALGREGGHSQKRVVHAHDFTGRELERSLVERVRQEKNIEVFEHHFAFELLHKDGRIWGAYTYDSEDNVVETFSASTTLLATGGCGRLWKHTTNPPIATGDGLALAYRAGATLADLEFMQFHPTAFYHSNDEPFLISEAVRGEGGLLRTKNGKRFMEGAHPLKELAPRDIVARAIDRVLKETGETCVFLDLTHLDAGFVERRFPQISEFCRKKKLDLKKDWIPVVPAAHYMCGGVVTDVYGRTNLPGLLAAGEVACTGMHGANRLASNSLLEALATADFAAQKVREEKRPKTIPDFPDYRHPAEKPAPERIVAAHEREAIASIMWDYVGIVRTNERLTLAAERLAAVAEGVKNFYYSRPLSYDSIELFNLATVSRLVVACAQARKESRGLHCNLDYPETAEGKPEDTILKPGLF; this is encoded by the coding sequence TTGGCCGCACGTTCGTTTGATTTTCTGGTGCTCGGTTCCGGGGTGGCGGGACTCTCCTTCGCCTTGAAGGTCGCCCCGCGCGGAAGAGTGGCGGTTGTCACAAAGAAGAAACGGAGCGAATCGAACACCAACTACGCCCAGGGGGGCATTGCCGCCGTCTTCGACTCCGCCGACTCGTTCGAAAAACACGTGCAGGACTCGCTCACCGCCGGTGCAGGACTGTGCAAGGAAGAGGTCGTCCGTCAAATCGTCCAAGCCGGCCCCCGGCTCATCCAAGAACTGGCGGGGTGGGGGGCCCAATTCACCCGCGAAGACGGCCGTTTTGCCTTGGGACGCGAAGGGGGACACTCCCAAAAAAGGGTGGTGCACGCCCACGACTTTACCGGCCGCGAACTGGAGCGCTCGCTGGTGGAAAGGGTGAGGCAGGAAAAGAATATTGAAGTTTTCGAGCACCATTTTGCCTTCGAGCTTTTGCATAAGGACGGCCGCATCTGGGGCGCCTATACCTACGACTCGGAGGATAACGTCGTTGAAACATTTTCGGCTTCAACCACCCTTCTGGCCACCGGCGGCTGCGGAAGGTTGTGGAAGCATACCACGAATCCGCCTATTGCCACCGGCGACGGGCTGGCCCTGGCCTACCGTGCCGGAGCGACCCTGGCCGACCTTGAGTTTATGCAGTTCCATCCCACCGCCTTTTACCACTCCAACGACGAGCCGTTTTTGATTTCCGAAGCGGTGCGCGGCGAAGGGGGGCTTTTGCGAACCAAGAACGGAAAGCGCTTTATGGAGGGAGCCCACCCTTTGAAGGAGCTCGCCCCGCGCGACATCGTCGCCCGCGCCATCGACCGGGTGCTGAAAGAAACCGGCGAGACGTGCGTTTTTTTGGACCTGACCCATTTGGATGCCGGTTTCGTCGAGCGCCGCTTTCCGCAGATTTCGGAATTCTGCCGCAAGAAAAAACTGGATTTGAAAAAGGACTGGATTCCGGTCGTACCGGCCGCCCATTATATGTGCGGCGGGGTTGTGACCGATGTCTATGGCCGGACCAACCTCCCCGGCCTTTTGGCCGCTGGCGAGGTCGCCTGCACCGGAATGCACGGCGCCAACCGCCTCGCCTCCAATTCGCTCCTCGAGGCGCTGGCGACGGCCGATTTCGCCGCCCAAAAAGTACGCGAAGAAAAAAGACCAAAGACGATCCCCGATTTTCCTGATTACCGGCACCCGGCAGAAAAACCGGCTCCCGAAAGAATCGTCGCGGCTCACGAGCGGGAAGCGATTGCCTCAATAATGTGGGACTATGTCGGCATCGTCCGCACGAATGAGCGACTGACACTCGCCGCCGAACGGCTGGCCGCCGTTGCGGAAGGGGTCAAAAATTTTTATTATAGCCGTCCGTTGAGTTACGATTCGATTGAGTTGTTCAATCTCGCCACCGTTTCCCGTCTCGTGGTCGCCTGCGCCCAGGCCCGCAAGGAATCCCGCGGCCTGCACTGCAATCTCGACTATCCGGAAACGGCCGAAGGCAAGCCCGAGGACACCATTCTTAAACCCGGACTTTTCTAA
- a CDS encoding glycosyltransferase N-terminal domain-containing protein has translation MLFFLYRIGFWLAFPVLFLWMLAEAAVEGRKIWQRLGMALPKPAGGKRIWLHASSVGEVNVLDLLVPHIQNSFPGFEVVVSTFTTAGRKRAEALFGSAQPKIEVFYLPLDLWGVAEKVLASLSPTFLVLTETELWPHLLAACARRNIPVFLANGSLSEKSARRYRNLRSVFAPGIPAFQKLLVQTERHKTLFAELGIPAGRIETVGQTKYDMLWRMDVPEPPAKLKPFFYWAAGSTRPGEEEKLLAAQKLLSGKFPNLKLILAPRHLERLPEIETLLSASGLSFKRASGDLDCQTPVLLLDEMGGLTSVYAGAQAAFVGGTLAPFGGHNLLEPLSVGTPLVFGPHTESVLETANILTKTEIARAVASPEELAQAIEHFLERKLSRAEVRQKAQTAFAPWGGVAEKTVSKIRQATGQP, from the coding sequence ATGCTTTTCTTTTTGTACCGAATCGGATTCTGGCTCGCTTTCCCCGTTCTTTTTTTATGGATGCTGGCGGAAGCGGCCGTGGAAGGCCGCAAAATCTGGCAGCGCCTGGGCATGGCTTTGCCCAAACCGGCGGGAGGGAAACGCATCTGGCTGCACGCCTCTTCAGTGGGAGAAGTCAACGTTTTGGACTTGCTTGTTCCCCATATTCAAAACAGTTTTCCCGGTTTTGAAGTTGTAGTTTCCACCTTCACGACCGCCGGCCGCAAACGGGCCGAAGCGCTGTTCGGCTCCGCCCAGCCGAAAATCGAAGTTTTTTATCTGCCGCTCGATTTGTGGGGCGTGGCCGAAAAGGTGCTGGCATCGCTTTCTCCTACTTTTTTGGTTTTGACCGAAACCGAGCTTTGGCCCCATCTGCTGGCCGCCTGCGCCCGGCGAAACATCCCCGTCTTTCTGGCTAACGGCTCCCTCTCCGAAAAAAGCGCCCGCCGCTACCGAAACCTCCGTTCCGTTTTCGCTCCCGGCATTCCCGCCTTCCAGAAACTTTTGGTGCAGACCGAACGGCACAAAACGCTTTTTGCCGAACTGGGCATCCCCGCTGGCCGAATCGAAACCGTCGGCCAGACCAAGTACGACATGCTCTGGCGGATGGACGTCCCCGAGCCGCCCGCCAAGCTGAAACCCTTCTTTTACTGGGCCGCCGGCTCCACCCGTCCCGGCGAGGAGGAAAAATTGCTGGCTGCCCAAAAACTTCTGTCCGGAAAATTTCCCAATCTGAAGTTGATTCTGGCCCCCCGCCATCTGGAACGGCTGCCGGAAATCGAAACCCTCCTTTCAGCCTCCGGCTTGTCCTTCAAGCGCGCGAGCGGGGATTTGGACTGCCAGACGCCTGTTCTTCTTTTGGACGAAATGGGGGGGTTGACATCGGTCTACGCCGGCGCACAAGCCGCCTTCGTCGGCGGGACGTTGGCCCCCTTCGGCGGGCATAATTTGCTGGAGCCCCTTTCCGTCGGAACTCCGCTGGTCTTTGGGCCTCACACGGAAAGCGTCCTGGAAACCGCGAACATTTTAACTAAAACCGAAATCGCCCGCGCGGTCGCCTCGCCGGAAGAACTGGCACAGGCCATCGAGCATTTTCTGGAGCGAAAACTTTCCCGCGCCGAAGTCCGCCAAAAGGCCCAAACCGCCTTCGCCCCCTGGGGAGGGGTGGCCGAAAAAACCGTCTCCAAAATCCGCCAGGCAACGGGCCAGCCCTGA
- the lpxK gene encoding tetraacyldisaccharide 4'-kinase has protein sequence MQKLFPHPLWLPFSWLFRLGVALKNLLYDYGLMPVYRPPMAVISVGGLEIGGGGKTPVLLTLIRHFSNRGTNLVVISRGYKRRSDGIQCINKETDWRTFGDEAYLVWRKTKVPVVVGKKWWAARWAAENLNPELLLVDDGFQHRALARTVDIVVSSDWDAVKSEPLLPAGRLREPADNLRRAHLYLLRQRKNPKIPYDLPAFSFSYELTRARLWPDRRELELSALKQKKLFLFAGLGRPENFLEAAKRWELSVAGSYFMPDHHPYTQAEADWLVEKSKTVGADFLATTEKDAVRLSGLKLPDFSLVVLEIECKIEGKELFFRKLEDRLFGRTFV, from the coding sequence ATGCAAAAACTTTTTCCCCATCCCCTCTGGCTCCCCTTTTCCTGGCTCTTTCGCTTGGGGGTGGCGCTCAAAAACCTTCTGTATGATTACGGACTAATGCCGGTCTACCGCCCGCCAATGGCGGTCATCTCCGTCGGCGGTCTGGAGATTGGCGGCGGCGGCAAAACGCCAGTGCTTCTGACGCTCATTCGCCACTTTTCCAACCGCGGCACCAATTTGGTCGTCATCTCCCGCGGCTATAAAAGACGCTCGGATGGAATTCAATGTATCAATAAAGAAACCGACTGGCGCACCTTCGGCGACGAGGCCTATCTGGTTTGGCGGAAAACCAAGGTGCCGGTGGTGGTGGGGAAAAAATGGTGGGCCGCCCGCTGGGCCGCGGAAAACCTGAACCCCGAACTGCTTCTGGTGGACGATGGTTTCCAGCACCGCGCGCTGGCCCGCACGGTGGATATCGTGGTCAGTTCCGATTGGGATGCCGTGAAATCGGAGCCGCTTTTGCCTGCTGGGCGTCTGCGCGAACCGGCGGACAATCTCCGCCGCGCCCACCTGTATCTTCTGCGCCAGCGCAAAAACCCCAAAATCCCTTACGACCTTCCGGCCTTTTCCTTTTCATACGAATTGACCCGCGCCCGCCTCTGGCCGGACCGGCGCGAGCTGGAGCTTTCCGCCCTGAAACAAAAAAAGCTTTTCCTCTTCGCCGGTTTGGGCCGCCCGGAAAATTTTTTGGAAGCCGCCAAACGCTGGGAGCTTTCGGTGGCCGGTTCCTACTTTATGCCCGACCACCATCCCTACACGCAGGCCGAAGCCGACTGGCTGGTGGAAAAAAGTAAAACGGTCGGGGCCGATTTTTTGGCCACCACCGAAAAGGACGCCGTCCGTCTCTCCGGCCTCAAGCTGCCCGATTTTTCGCTCGTCGTTTTGGAAATCGAGTGCAAAATCGAGGGGAAAGAGCTTTTTTTCCGCAAACTGGAGGATCGCCTCTTTGGCCGCACGTTCGTTTGA